From a region of the Chiloscyllium punctatum isolate Juve2018m chromosome 1, sChiPun1.3, whole genome shotgun sequence genome:
- the LOC140480016 gene encoding UPF0729 protein C18orf32 homolog, protein MVCIPCIVIPVLLWVYKKFLEPILYPFISPFISRLWSKQAVKEKITTPKAEACNGTVKSEYTAMNGEWNCIDKATDDITTKGPTDVSDKKTD, encoded by the exons ATGGTCTGCATTCCTTGCATAGTCATTCCAGTCTTACTGTGGGTTTACAAGAAATTCTTGGAGCCTATCTTATATCCTTTCATTTCTCCATTTATCTCCCGTCTATGGTCTAAGCAAGCAGTGAAGGAGAAAATCACTACACCGAAAGCTGAAGCTTGTAATGGAACAGTAAAG TCTGAATATACAGCTATGAACGGGGAATGGAATTGCATTGATAAAGCTAcagatgacatcaccacaaaaggACCAACAGATGTTTCAGACAAAAAGACTGATTAA